A window of Aromatoleum bremense genomic DNA:
CGCGCTGGACCATGCCGATCACCCCTTCGAGATCCGTCACGTACAGATAGCTGCGGCGGTCTTTCGCAGACGCTTCCCAGATGAAGCTTTCGACCCCACCCGGCCGCTCCTGCCCCATATGCCGCTGGAAAAAACACTCCGCCTCGCTGCCATCCGGGCAGCGCAGCAGGCTCAGCGGGCGGCTGACTACGTGCGGCAGCAGCCATGGCGCGATGTCCTCGTAGTAATGGGCGAGATCGGCTTTCGTCAGACCCGCATCCGGCCACACGACGCGCTCCGGGTGCGTGATGACGATGCCGGTAACGCGCACTTCACCCGACTCCGAAGACGCCCTCGGCTTCGCCGGCCCGCTGCGCTCCATGGACGGTTTTTTCTTCTGCCGTCGCGGCGACTTCGCCCGCGACGGCGGTTGTTCCGCTTGCGCTGCCACCTCCGGACTTAACGGGATCTCGTCTTGCACCGTATTGGCCGGCTTGTCCTCACGCAATCCGGCGAATGCCGCCTGGCGCAGCAGGTTGTCGCGCGTCCAGCCAGCGTATTCGACCTCGGCGACAAGCGTCGGACGCACCCAGTGCTGGCCCGCGCCACGCGGCTTGCGCGCGAACGGCGAGTCCTTGCGCGCGAGCGCGGCAAGCTGGCGGGCGAGCCGGTCGAGCGTTGCCCGATCGAAGCCCGTGCCGACCTTGCCGGCATAATTCAGGGCGCCGGCGTCGTCGTACAGCCCGACGAGCAGCGCGCCGAAGCCCTCCCGGGCGCCCCCCGGATCGGTGTAGCCGCCGATGACGAACTCCTGCCGCGGCCGGCATTTCAGCTTGATCCAGCTGCGACTGCGGCCCGACACGTAGCGGGCGTCGCCGCGCTTGCCGATCAGCCCTTCCAGACCAAGGCGACAGGCCTGCTCGAGCGCGGCACCGACATCGCCGGCGAAATGCTCGCTGTACACGATCGCCCCGCCCTCGCCACTGGCGAGCGCAGCGGCGAGCCGGCGCTTGCGCTCGGCGAGCGGCAGGGGCGCCAGCTCGTCTCCGGACAGCCACGGTGCGTCGAACACGTAATAGACGATGCGGCCGGACGAACCCTGTTCGAACACGTTCTGCAGTGCCTGGAAGTCCGGCAAACCATTGTCGCCATTGACGACGATCTCGCCGTCGAGCCAGCTGTCGTCGAGCTTCAGCGCAGCCAGCGCCTTGGCAAGCTGCGGCATGCGGTGCGTCCAGTCCTGGCCGGTGCGCGTGTAGAGCGTAACGGTTCCCGCCTGGAGACGCGCCATCACGCGATAGCCGTCGTACTTGATCTCGTAGACCCAGCCTTCCCCCGACGGCGGCTCGTCCACGAGGGTTGCGAGCTGTGGTGTGACGAAAGCGGGCAGCGCGGCGTCGCGGCGTTTTGCCGTTTTTCCTTCGGCTGCGGGTGCGCCTGCCCGGGGAGCTTTGCGCGTTCGTCGACTTTCGGCGGAGGTAGAGGCGGCTTTCGTTGTCCCCGCTTCGCGCCGCCCGGCCCGTTCGTCCACGTGCTTCACGCTGCCGGGCCGGGTCAGGGTGATCTCCGCCTCGTCGCCGACACGGGCCTCGTCGTCGTCCTCCTTGATCAGCAGCCAGTTGTGATGGCTTTCGCTGTCCTCTTCTCCCGCCCGCGCACGCATCCTCACGAGCGTCCAGCCCCCGTTCAGCTTCTCGCCGTCGAGATGGAACTTCAGCTTTCCGCGGGCAAGGTCCGCACCGACGTCGGGCGAGTCGGTCGACCAGTGCCCGCGATCCCACAGGACGACATCGCCTGCGCCGTACTGTTTGGCTGGAATCACGCCTTCGAAGTCGCCGTAGTCGAGCGGATGGTCCTCGGTCTCGACGGCGAGCCGACGCTCGGATGGGTTGAGGCTCGGACCTTTCGGCACCGCCCAGCTCTTGAGCACGCCGTCGAGTTCGAGACGGAAATCGTAATGCAGGCGGCGCGCAGCGTGACGCTGGACCGTGAACGTCGGCCCGCCTCCGGCCTTGACCGCAACCGTATCGCCGCCCGGCTCCGGCGTCGTGCCGAAGTCCCGCATCGCGCGGTAGCGCGCGAGCGGATCACCTGCGCGGTCCTTGTCGGATTCGCTTCGCTTCATGCGCGCCGACGCCGGGTTTCAGCCGCCGGCCGACCTCCACCGTCCTTGCCCGGCTCGCCGGCGGGATTGCGGGACGTAGGCTTCCCGGCGCCAGTGCTCCGTCCGGGAGGCACCGGTTTCGTCGCCGACGCCCCGCTCCCGGCGGACTTGCGCGCAGCAGTGCGCGACGGTCGCGGCGCAGAATCCTCGTCGGCGCCCGCCCCCTCCTCTTCATTTTCGCTGCGCGCCTTGCCAGCGGCGCGCCTGGGGGAGCGTCCTTCGAGGCTGCGCTTGAGCAGCGCCATCAGGTCGACGACCTCCGCCCCGGCCTCGGCCGGCTCCTTCGCCCGCGTTTCCGCGAGGACGTGCGTGCGCCCGGATTCGATCTTGGCCTCGATGCGTGCCATCAGGTCATCGCGGTGGGTGTCGCGGTACTGTTCGGGCGCCCAGTCCTCGACCATGTCTTCAACTAGGCGCTCGGCCATCTCGAGCTCCCGTGCGGTCACGCCGAGCTTCTTCAGGCTCTCGTCCGGCAGTTTCAGTTCGTCCATCGAGCGGATCTCGTCGGCGAAGCGCAGCGTGTTCATCAGCAGCACCGCGCCGACCGGGATCACTGCCGCCAGATGCTGGCGGCTGCGGATCACGACCAGCGCAAGCGCGACTCGGCGGGTCGCACGCATGGTCTCGCGCAACAGCGCATACCCTTTCTCGCCACGGCGCCCGGGCTCGAGGTAGTACGGCGTGTCGAAGTAGTAAGGCGGGATGTCGTCCTGCGACACAAAGCCGACGATCTCGACTGTCTGCGTCGCTTCGACGTTCGCCTCGCGGAAGTCCTCGTCGGTGACGACGACGTACTGGCCGTCCTCGTACTGGTAGCCCTTGACGATGTCCGACGGCGACACCGGCTCACCGGTACGCTTGTTGATGCGCTGGTAGCCGACCGGGGCGAAATCGCGGCGGTCGAGCAGGTCGAGGTCGAGCCGGTTTGCCGTGCTCGCGGGGTAAAGAGCGACCGGGACATGAACCAGACCGAAGGCGATGGCGCCTTTCCAGACCACCCTGGGCATGATTGCTCTCCTGCATGCGGCGAGCGCGTGCGGCCGTAGGCCGGATTGCACGCGCCGGGATCGGGAATACAACGGAGCAATCGACGTTCCCCGGAAGCCTGGATCACCGCGGCGTTGGCGAGAAGAACGGGGCGGCGCTGCGAACTTCAGCCGCGCTGCGAACCTCAGCCGCGCTGCGAACCTCAGCCGCGCTGCGAACCTCAGCCGCGACGCGGATCGAACGCGTCGCGCACGACGTCGGCGAACAGGTTCGCCGACAGCACGAGCACGAACATGAACGCGAACGCCGCGAGCAGCGACCACCACACCATCGGCTCGCGGGCGAGCTCGGCGCGCGCCATGTTGATCATCGTGCCGAAGCTGATCGTGCCCGGGTCGACGCCGATGCCGACGTAGGACAGCACCGCCTCGGCGAGCACCAGCCCGGAGAAATCCATCACGAGCGCGATCATCACGATGTGCATGACGTTCGGCATGATGTGGCGGCGCAGGATCGCCGCCGTGCCGACGCCGAACGCGCGCGCGGCATGCACGTAGTCGAGCTCGCGCAGCTTCAGCGTCTCGCCGCGCAGCAGCCGGCACAGCCCGGTCCAGCTGGTGATGCCGAGGATCAGGCACAGCGCCAGCAGCCGCGCATCGGCGCGCTCGGCGGCGGTCGCGAACCACTGCGGGTTGGTGTCGATGACGACCTGCATCATCAGCACCGCCGCAGCGATCAGCAGCACGCCGGGGATCGCGTTGAGCACCGTGTAGAGGTACTGGATGACGTCGTCGACCCAGCCACCGAGGTAACCCGCCATGATGCCGAGCGCGACCGCGAACGGCAGCATAACCAGCGTCGTCAGCGTGCCGATGATCAGCGCCGTGCGCACGCTCTTCAGCGACAGGTAGAGCACGTCCTGACCGACCTTGTCGGTGCCGAACACGTGGTAGTGCGAGCCGAGCGCGACTGCCGCGCCGGCCACGAGCAGGATCGCACCGAGCGTGACGAGCGCGGCCCGCCATGCGAGCACGGTTTCGCCACGCACGAGCGCGGAAGTGGCTTCCGTCCAGCCTCGATCGCGACGGCGCGCGAGAGAGGCCGTCACCGCGATCACCGCGATCAGCCACAGGCCGAACGCGGCAGCGGCGCCGTTGCCGAGACGTGTGGCGATGTCCTGCGGGCGCTCGCTTTCGGGATCGTCCAGATGCGCCGCGCCGTATTTCAAACGGGGATGAATGCGCGTCT
This region includes:
- a CDS encoding Ku protein; the protein is MPRVVWKGAIAFGLVHVPVALYPASTANRLDLDLLDRRDFAPVGYQRINKRTGEPVSPSDIVKGYQYEDGQYVVVTDEDFREANVEATQTVEIVGFVSQDDIPPYYFDTPYYLEPGRRGEKGYALLRETMRATRRVALALVVIRSRQHLAAVIPVGAVLLMNTLRFADEIRSMDELKLPDESLKKLGVTARELEMAERLVEDMVEDWAPEQYRDTHRDDLMARIEAKIESGRTHVLAETRAKEPAEAGAEVVDLMALLKRSLEGRSPRRAAGKARSENEEEGAGADEDSAPRPSRTAARKSAGSGASATKPVPPGRSTGAGKPTSRNPAGEPGKDGGGRPAAETRRRRA
- a CDS encoding ABC transporter permease, with the translated sequence MDFRFVLLWTDALFFVLLALGLVTIVYVRRSEPLRAAWRKVGSRATGMATATILLAFLAIGLADSLHYRASLPASTVDDDDAAADSQAVAYSSEVLSALDALLAPLRTRLEKTYSAPFAGELYARETVELPDGGQTRIHPRLKYGAAHLDDPESERPQDIATRLGNGAAAAFGLWLIAVIAVTASLARRRDRGWTEATSALVRGETVLAWRAALVTLGAILLVAGAAVALGSHYHVFGTDKVGQDVLYLSLKSVRTALIIGTLTTLVMLPFAVALGIMAGYLGGWVDDVIQYLYTVLNAIPGVLLIAAAVLMMQVVIDTNPQWFATAAERADARLLALCLILGITSWTGLCRLLRGETLKLRELDYVHAARAFGVGTAAILRRHIMPNVMHIVMIALVMDFSGLVLAEAVLSYVGIGVDPGTISFGTMINMARAELAREPMVWWSLLAAFAFMFVLVLSANLFADVVRDAFDPRRG
- the ligD gene encoding DNA ligase D gives rise to the protein MKRSESDKDRAGDPLARYRAMRDFGTTPEPGGDTVAVKAGGGPTFTVQRHAARRLHYDFRLELDGVLKSWAVPKGPSLNPSERRLAVETEDHPLDYGDFEGVIPAKQYGAGDVVLWDRGHWSTDSPDVGADLARGKLKFHLDGEKLNGGWTLVRMRARAGEEDSESHHNWLLIKEDDDEARVGDEAEITLTRPGSVKHVDERAGRREAGTTKAASTSAESRRTRKAPRAGAPAAEGKTAKRRDAALPAFVTPQLATLVDEPPSGEGWVYEIKYDGYRVMARLQAGTVTLYTRTGQDWTHRMPQLAKALAALKLDDSWLDGEIVVNGDNGLPDFQALQNVFEQGSSGRIVYYVFDAPWLSGDELAPLPLAERKRRLAAALASGEGGAIVYSEHFAGDVGAALEQACRLGLEGLIGKRGDARYVSGRSRSWIKLKCRPRQEFVIGGYTDPGGAREGFGALLVGLYDDAGALNYAGKVGTGFDRATLDRLARQLAALARKDSPFARKPRGAGQHWVRPTLVAEVEYAGWTRDNLLRQAAFAGLREDKPANTVQDEIPLSPEVAAQAEQPPSRAKSPRRQKKKPSMERSGPAKPRASSESGEVRVTGIVITHPERVVWPDAGLTKADLAHYYEDIAPWLLPHVVSRPLSLLRCPDGSEAECFFQRHMGQERPGGVESFIWEASAKDRRSYLYVTDLEGVIGMVQRGVVEFHTWGSTMPRADRPDRITIDLDPGPELAWERVAEAAQLVRGLLGELGLASFLKTTGGKGLHVVVPLRRGPQWGDVKRFAKAVATHLARILPDRFTANMAKNRRAGRIFVDYLRNEAGASAICAYAARARPGAPVSTPLAWDELGPELKPGAFTILTVADRLARLREDPWRDYAKQRFMLTHKMWEALGETPP